The following proteins are encoded in a genomic region of Musa acuminata AAA Group cultivar baxijiao chromosome BXJ2-11, Cavendish_Baxijiao_AAA, whole genome shotgun sequence:
- the LOC103971601 gene encoding calcium-binding protein CP1 — MCPSGRYPRGAPSASAARILRPAFDVLDADRDGKISHDDLKAFFSSGFAAPLSDEDIGSMIYTADADRNGLVGFEEFERVLSGRGGGRSGGDVMAEAFRVMDRDGDGKVGFGDLKAYLEMAGLPAGDADVWGMIRMGGGGDAVSFDALLRILAVDYANGP, encoded by the coding sequence ATGTGCCCTTCCGGCCGCTACCCCCGCGGCGCTCCGTCCGCCTCTGCCGCCCGTATCCTCCGGCCGGCGTTCGACGTCCTCGACGCCGATCGTGACGGCAAGATCAGCCACGACGACCTCAAGGCCTTCTTCTCCTCCGGCTTCGCGGCGCCTCTCTCGGACGAGGACATCGGGTCCATGATCTATACCGCCGACGCCGACCGCAACGGGCTGGTGGGATTCGAGGAGTTCGAGCGGGTCCTCAGCGGCCGCGGCGGGGGGAGATCAGGAGGCGACGTCATGGCGGAGGCGTTCCGCGTGATGGATCGGGACGGGGACGGGAAGGTGGGGTTCGGGGACCTGAAGGCGTACCTGGAAATGGCGGGGCTGCCGGCCGGCGACGCGGATGTTTGGGGGATGATACGGATGGGCGGCGGCGGTGACGCGGTCAGCTTCGACGCCCTCCTCAGGATCCTGGCCGTCGACTACGCCAATGGCCCGTGA
- the LOC135626473 gene encoding protein SUPPRESSOR OF QUENCHING 1, chloroplastic-like isoform X2 yields MALCSTALSVRPLSSPTRPPHFPKFPYLSLVPAALFRHRQRPAQTLAMAPLRRRSCTAARASASQQVEEGTVPVGEEGAEWGKVSAVLFDMDGVLCNSEELSRMAAVDVFADMGVSVTTDDFIPFMGTGEANFLGGVASVKEVKGFNPEAAKKRFFEIYLDKYAKPDSGIGFPGALELIMECKSRGLKVAVASSADRIKVDANLAAAGLPVSLFDAIVSADAFENLKPAPDIFLAASKNLNVPQSEMHCCYHYII; encoded by the exons ATGGCGCTATGTTCGACGGCACTCTCTGTTCGACCTCTTTCTTCCCCAACCCGCCCTCCGCATTTCCCCAAATTCCCTTACCTATCCCTTGTCCCCGCCGCCCTATTTCGCCACCGTCAGCGACCGGCCCAAACCCTCGCCATGGCCCCTCTCCGCCGCCGTAGCTGCACCGCCGCTCGCGCTTCGGCGTCGCAGCAGGTAGAAGAAGGGACGGTCCCGGTGGGAGAGGAGGGCGCGGAGTGGGGCAAGGTCTCGGCCGTCCTCTTCGACATGGATGGAGTTCTTTGCAACAGCGAAGAGCTATCGAGGATGGCGGCCGTCGACGTCTTCGCCGATATGGGTGTCTCCGTCACCACCGACGACTTCATCCCGTTTATGGGGACTG GCGAGGCCAATTTTCTTGGAGGTGTTGCTTCAGTGAAGGAGGTGAAGGGTTTTAATCCGGAGGCTGCAAAGAagagattttttgaaatttacctTGATAAG TATGCAAAGCCCGACTCAGGCATTGGATTTCCCGGAGCTCTTGAGCTCATCATGGAG TGTAAAAGTCGGGGGCTTAAGGTTGCTGTTGCCTCTAGTGCTGACAGAATTAAGGTCGATGCAAATCTGGCAGCTGCTGGTCTTCCTGTTTCTCT GTTTGATGCAATTGTTTCTGCTGATGCATTTGAGAATCTAAAGCCTGCTCCAGATATATTCTTAGCAGCTTCAAAGAACCTGAATGTTCCTCAGTCCGAG